A genomic region of Haliotis asinina isolate JCU_RB_2024 chromosome 1, JCU_Hal_asi_v2, whole genome shotgun sequence contains the following coding sequences:
- the LOC137281655 gene encoding N-sulphoglucosamine sulphohydrolase-like, whose translation MFGPSVLVGALVLPLVITGAKRNVLLILGDDAGFQMGAYNNTACKTPNFDKLAARSVLFKQGYTSVSSCSPSRAVLLTGLPEHQNGMYGIHSGWHHFNSFDSVRSLPVILDNAGIRTGIVGKKHIGPDAVYKFDYEQTEETHDANQIGRNITYMKQYIQEFLKENDTRPFFLYIGFHDPHRCDQIPKYGAFCERFGNGEPGMGVISDWTPVKYGPDEVIVPYFLPDTPAARQDIADMYTTFSRMDQGIGLFLGLLEAAGHMDDTLILFSSDNGIPFPGAKTNLYDPGMGEPMMISSPLHRDSWGKVTESMASLMDFTPTVLDWFNVSYPKYKIFSDVVQLSGKSLLPVLENPSNLTYDHVFSSHTLHGVHQHYPMRVLRTSQYKLIHNIFPDTPYPIATDVYFSPTFLDLLNRSRSSVQPWVWFKSMSEYYYRSEWELYDIRADFKERINLAFDSSHQAVLKTLQKQLYEWLWETDDPWVCLPRTLISGKQCYPLHNEREADEINHYRHRYKATS comes from the exons ATGTTCGGCCCGAGTGTCTTAGTGGGCGCCCTTGTCCTGCCACTTGTCATCACAGGGGCTAAAAGAAACGTTCTTCTCATCTTGG GTGACGATGCAGGTTTTCAAATGGGAGCTTATAACAACACCGCCTGCAAGACACCGAATTTCGACAAACTAGCTGCAAGAAGTGTGCTGTTTAAACAGGGATATACCTCCGTCAGCAGCTGTTCACCGAGCAG AGCTGTACTTCTAACCGGCCTTCCGGAACACCAGAACGGGATGTATGGAATCCATAGTGGATGGCACCATTTCAACTCCTTCGACAGCGTCAGGAGTCTTCCCGTCATCCTCGACAACGCTGGCATCAGGACAG GTATCGTAGGCAAGAAACACATTGGTCCTGATGCCGTATACAAGTTTGACTATGAACAAACCGAAGAAACGCACGATGCTAATCAAATAGGAAGGAATATCACCTATATGAAGCAATATATTCAGGAATTCCTCAAGGAAAATGACACAAG GCCCTTCTTTCTCTATATTGGTTTCCACGATCCGCATCGATGTGACCAGATTCCTAAATATGGTGCATTCTGTGAGAGGTTTGGAAATGGAGAACCTGGGATGGGTGTTATCTCTGACTGGACGCCTGTTAAGTACGGCCCTGATGAAGTCATCGTTCCCTATTTTTTGCCGGACACGCCCGCGGCCAGACAGGACATTGCTGATATGTACACCACCTTCAGTCGAATGGACCAGG GCATAGGTCTTTTTCTCGGTCTTTTGGAAGCAGCTGGGCACATGGACGACACTCTCATTCTCTTCTCGTCCGACAACGGCATCCCTTTCCCGGGCGCCAAGACAAATCTGTATGACCCGGGTATGGGAGAGCCGATGATGATATCATCCCCACTTCACAGGGACAGTTGGGGAAAA GTAACCGAGTCAATGGCAAGCTTGATGGATTTCACGCCGACAGTACTGGACTGGTTCAATGTCTCCTACCCTAAATACAAGATATTTTCAGATGTCGTACAGCTCTCAGGCAAATCCTTACTTCCTGTCCTCGAGAACCCAAGTAACCTGACCTACGATCACGTGTTCTCAAGTCACACTTTGCATGGTGTTCACCAGCACTATCCAATGCGGGTACTCAGAACATCCCAATACAAACTAATTCACAACATTTTCCCAGATACCCCGTATCCCATAGCAACCGATGTGTACTTCTCCCCTACCTTCCTTGACCTTCTAAATAGGTCAAGGTCAAGTGTTCAACCATGGGTATGGTTCAAGTCCATGTCGGAGTATTATTATCGGTCCGAATGGGAACTTTACGATATCAGGGCTGATTTCAAGGAAAGGATAAATTTGGCCTTTGATTCTTCGCACCAAGCAGTGCTAAAAACCCTGCAAAAGCAACTGTATGAATGGCTGTGGGAAACAGACGATCCCTGGGTGTGTCTCCCTCGGACGTTGATCAGCGGTAAACAGTGCTATCCTCTGCACAATGAGAGAGAAGCGGATGAGATAAATCACTACAGGCATCGATACAAAGCAACCAGTTAG